gtcggctacaatgcactcaaaatgtgaaattattcggccttggcggaaattttaaactgcattccatcacccgttttacacctttcgcgaaaacacgggtagacaaaagaataacacaatacagttcccttcgacaaaacacacagcatggtctattcgttgttgtAGTGACAtattaataatcggattaactatacgcggtatctatgcattgacgtgcttgcgaacaaaaggactatatggttgaatagatgcgacgggattacctgcggaattatctccattatatatagtattagctattattctattaaccctcctcgtccttgcatcttctctaggtgttaggcggattttatttgcacaattggacgctcaaagcatcaggttggtgctagcggctacccaaagatgtccgaccaaatcctgaccatgacttggctacttggattcgtctataagtccAGCATTGCTGTAACCGCTCCATCCggcattgctcttatgaactctcaccctcctgattttgtccttcacgtacgccacaaTGTGTTGCGACCGAGCTAGCTGGGACTCGAATCCGTGTTGTGTTTGTAGGCTACGTCTTTTTCAAACTGGGAACTTACTTTGAACGTCATTCATACGTTCCCTAAATGGAACGCCCTCTAGCGTTAGAAGAATAGTAATCAGAGCATCGTACAATGATAACCCGAAGGTCCCTGATTGAAATCCCGATGGTTACCGTAATAGTTCCTCAATTAACTTACTTATCATATTTTTAcatgccattgtttctttctgTTCTCAGACGTATGTTACAGAGAAAACTGACATCCTCCCTGCAAGTGTAGTTCGATCGTGCGACGCAGCCGCTACCCCAGGGGTACCTTCTTTCTGTGCTGAGGCTGGTACTGGTCCAGGACCTGGCGGTATAGGCGAGGTAACCTGTTGTAACGACAACTTATGTAATGCTCCAGGAggcggcggcggcggcggcggcggtGGCGGTGCTGCGGGCATTGTCATAGACTTGTCCGTTATCATTACATCTACCGTTGTGACAATTTGGACGGCtcgtcaattttaataatttttcaaaatattcaaatgaAATTGATCTACTATTAAATATCTGAATATAGAAATAGAATATAAACACCAATCTTGAACAATTCTGGACATTAACTCATAAGGATAATAATAAAACACATCGGAATATAGGcccaataaaaattatttttattgggCCTATATTCCGATGTGTTTTTTTTCTCGTTGCGACGAAAATAGGCCGACCATGCATTGGGATACTCCCACACtaccctgtgaaagatttagctaaagtcttccacagagggagtatgaatttcgaatagaatagacaattgggtaacttccatttgaaatactcactccagttgtggaagatataggtaaagccataatacagggggagtatgggtttcaaaatgaccaATTATATTGGAAAAACtaaactccccctgtggaaggtatttacaaaatcttccacaggggtagtgtggatttcaacagggaATACAGTAaatccccgtctacaagcatatatagttgtttttttaaaagcttaattaattcgaagcaagcgttaatataccaatacaatagatcggtcttaaaataatacttgtttgtatatgcttggatccgtaatttatttgctcaaactccataatggcgactggattaatgtagctttcatcggAAGCACacaatatgcttgtagacggggttttacggtagtataTTATGTCAGTTATGACTACATACTCCGACGTTTTGCGGGCGTTTCCCGTTACGACAGATGCAGGCTAATTTCCGCCGCGTCTTTCCGTTCGTCGCTGCGATTGTGTAGCGATACTTTGGCTTTGCACTCCAAATCCAAGTAATGCGCATAACTTGCTTCACGTTATGACCTCGAAGGCTTGCCATAAAAAATTCTGCGTTAGTCGCAACTGAAGACACTGAATATAAACTGTTAatgatcagtggcggcgccaggaattttttttttttccatggggggggggggggcaaagtgaaattTCGGGGGGGGTTTTTGgtaaaattttgtgcaaaattgccgcaaaaagtggaaatttacgtgattttgcctcaaaagtgtgtggGGGGGACGGGGGTGCAAAAAaaatgccccttgcccccccgtagcgccgccactgttaaTGATGCCATGAATATACTTCAACGACGAACGACTTCTATAGGGGGGTAGcaggacatactgcagttactgtccgttttcctatacacaatacacagtgctctttcccattgacgcgtgacctctacaaatagccctacgttaaaagtatggggatatgcctagttaacgtcgctgtgtgaaaaataaccggccaatattaaaagtattcttctaaagttctagaaaatatagttttgtaacatgtcctaaatttttagctaatttagatgtttggaaatatgcgtactttggtgttttagttaatgttataggtaatagtacattgcctagttaacgtcgctgtgtgaaaaataaccggccaatattaaaagtactcttctaaaattctagacaatatagttttgtaacatgtcctaaatttttagctaatttagatgtttggaaatatgcgtactttggtgttttaggaaggatatgtaaacgacagataacaccaaaaatatgaagaaattatttccaaaccgtgttaagtctgcaaaccaccatgtttctcattttcaagaacgctggttaacaataagcacgtattgtctcatttcgtaaacaaagaccacacagaattgttctctagcgctcgctttaaatcgttcacccaactgaaagtataatccagctcattgctccattgtacgtgtaaagcagacacatatgttgtgtgtatttaaccagagaagatatgatttaatcagttgagctgttttcaatgagtgttatcttggtttaatagcttttaatgggggttaagtcctgcaaaggtcgagttgaattctactgtagacatgactgcatcatgataccaCTTAGGAATATTGTCATGGTAGAAAAGATCATATGAGAAAACGTGCATGGTTGTTTTATTGTACATGTAGTTTGTCTTTGACATTTGTTCAGAGAAAACTCTTTTTGAGTTCCAATGAACGAACCCGGGGTGAGCCGTTCAGTTAAGGGGCACTCTCAGAAATACATTAATAAAAGTGCTCTAACTTTTTAATTATTCATGCCAAATAAACTTCAAAACCTTTGTTTAGCCATGATTGAACCAATTCTTGCCTTCGCTTATGAACTTGTTTAGGAAGTCAATGGCTAAACATTATCATTTAGTTTATCATTAGGTTATCATTTTAGTATTTAAACACGTTTTCAAATTGAAGGCAATAATATGTTCAGAAAAGTGTTCAATTGTTTAACACTGTTTTTACGTGtatataattttttaaaggaAACTAGTCAAGTATATCTTGCAGGAATAATTAAGAAGTTACAGCATTTTTAATTAATGTATTTCTGAGAGTGTACAGTACCTTTATCCGACAAGAAACGAGCTTAGTAGAGCGATTGGATCCGGGGACTGAATTATATAAATTCAATCCTGCTTatgtttttgattgattgattctgtTGATTATcaacattaaaaatgcagtatgaTATAGTATGACCTATATAATACACAACATATctgtaaaaataagaaaaaatcaCGTAGTATACACAATTATTAAAAcagtgttgataaaaaaaaaatttctttgtGTTTGTATGATTTAAAACTTGTATAGCaatttccctccctccctccctcactcTCTCCCTTCCTCcttccccctccctccctccctccctccccaatAGCGTAGCTAGGGGCTGTGGCGCTCGGAGGCAAGGATACAGAGTGGCGCCCACCCCTCATTTCTGAAATACTTGCGCGCTCCGCGCTtgtaaatttgcacaaataccactagaTTAGTTATAATttgaattttggtcttaaaaCGGTCTTTTAAAAGACAATTTCTGATTACTGTTAGCATGCAGAGTTTTGTGgttcatgtttttaaattttaatgcaaGATGAAGACTGGCTTCAATTGAGCCGTCATTTCGTAAATTTTCggtttttttcaaattcaaattttacacaataatagtgccaaaatggtccaccaaatggcttcatctaggtcttcattttgtaaaagttttatgtttaaagcatttttcataCAATAACAGTAAAAACTTGTCTACCCCTGTCCTGTTTGAAgcaattatttatataattaccatgtttacacaatgattgtaccaaaatggtccaccaaatggccgCATTTAGGTCTTCATTTCATGTAGTAAAAGGTTCTCCATTCTGACACCCCCTGTGTCGCGCGACTTTATGTTTGAAGCAAtttttatacaataacagtgaaaacttgtccacgactGGCTTCATTTGggccgtcatttcgcaaatttttggttttttcaaattcaaattttacacaataatagtgccacaatgttgcaccaaatggcttcagttatcttcattttgcaaaagtttctcacttctgtcTGAAGGGGCACATTCCCCCTCAGATCTAGATACTCCCTTGTGTCGCCCAACTTTATGTTGTTTGAAGCCATTtttatacaataacagtaaaaaacttgaacacaactggcttcaattgggccgtcattttgcaaatttttcggTTTACACAATGattgtgccaaaatggtccaccaaatgacttcatttaggccttcattttgcaaaagtttctcacttctcagggagACACCCCCCTTGTGTCGCCCAACTCATCTTTTGAAGCAAtttttatacaataacagtgaaaacttgtccacgactGGCTTCATTTGGGCCGTCATTTCGCAAATGTTCGTCTgttttttcaaactcatatgttacacataatagtgccaaaatggtccaccaaatggcttcatctaggtcttcattttgtaaaagtttctcacttctcagggggtcACATccgccctcagacacccccttgtATCGCCCAACTTATGTTTGAAGCAATTTTTTATGCAATAACAGCTCGGCTCGGCTCGGCTCTGACAAGAAAGGACTCAGACTCGAAGACGAGTCCAGtccaattccagtccaatcaatcaATGTTCTGATCCACTCATTTATTTTCCTGTCTCTTTTTGTGATCCCAAGCATGCTCCTTTCCATACTGTGTTGAGCCACTCTCAACTTTTGCTTCATTCTCTGATTCATGGCTCAAGTTTACCGGCCCaaggattttgcgtactgaatcatcatcatcatctagaacgcgtgttaggcaatgttgttttggaacattattattttgcatgtttttgcttttgcttgctatcttctgtagatagcatttagggcctacaaagaaaatgactcatacctctatttttttttgtatatgtttaactatttttttaatgataattatttgtaattatttttaactgtctactgaagatagcaatcacggcgggtttatatgagacaaaaagtattttttgttttgtttctcattttctttccttcatgttcccaataatctctgctatatagtgccgttttaaattttggtcagcttcttcatttttacatttctttatagctttgcattcggcctaatgccgttttttttttttttctaggcgcgcggcaattTATAGCCGTTTTACCAAATGTTTACCGGCCCaaggattttgcgtactgaatcctcacattatgccgtactgaatcatcatcatcatctagaacgcgtgttaggcaatgttgttTTGgagcattattattttgcatgtttttttgctttgcttgctatcttctgtagatagcatttagggcctacgaagaaactgactcatacctctatttttttcctttatgtttaatgattttttttatgatatcattttgactgtctaccgaagataacaatcacggcgggtttatatgagacaaaaagtaattttttgcgtactgaatcatcattgttttttgtttgttttgttttgcttttctgttttgtttcttatttttttccatcgtattcccaataatctctgctataggcctaagtgccgttttaaattttggtcagcttcttcattgcATTAATGCAATGACTGATAAAAATCGAGGAAAAATGTTGCTTATTGCAATATCATAGCCTACTTATTAGTAGATATTTTTGGAAAcggttttgcaatatttgttttaaataaaagaacaacaatttgattttttttaaagcgcagtgatttatatagtgcgctacgcacaggcacaacgcctagacgttgatccacaagcatcagcacactttatcagattgtcgctgaccactatggctcacatcattccataaaccatttaacaacaaaatcaggcggcggatgacatgatcgagccggcaactcgtgaaaccgcccggccgtatggcattttccatatactcggttagttttgtggggttcattatcgaaccccaacggttttagcttatgggtcagtccatgttaaaacagactgagtgtacacccaccctcttggattatgatctcctttggctcaggggtacctttcatggacccctaggtgaggtcacaagaaaaaaattcaaattcaatttcgtttccgaatggcgggccatctaagtttggcgaccttgaccaaaattgggaatttaaggtgtccaaatgacaaagcgctctctttgagaggcattttcttcttaattaaatcagttgtgaccctctatttgaatgtggtcactcactggctgtgtctgaaatgcctaatgccaaaaaagattgatttcggaatttcgttgggatttcagagggggtcaaaatcagcacttcatactgttcaatcaaattatctttgattttgaaggacccatgataatgccacagtgcacttataggtcataattatgttcagaatggattaaccatgtgccaatgtctatgagcaattcaaaaaaagagacatttctagacccccctacagaattttagtcccccctaaagtggttcagccacaaatggcgcttaaaatcggcaaattttgacacctaataactttaggtgtacaccagatatgaatttctagtcttttgcatctgaaagaatgtagtctaatgttactaggaacataagatttgttttgtattttttgtgttttgatactttcaaaaaggtcgttgacctatgaacatttgtcgtcatagcgccctcctcaaaggtctgacacataacaaactatacatttttggaatcctcatgaccatacgagtaatttgatatattacttgacataattgggagcattctgaaaatttgacccccataacctgtactttgcatgtgcattgttgccaggaagtgcatttttgacaaaaaaaaaaatccatacagaggattagaaagtagtttttcttattacttgactcaagagcaacttgaaatatcaggataaataatacaaatggctataaagtgatcaaaaatataaaaaatatcatactaaaattggcattttgtaccgtatcctgtatgcatggtatgttaggcaaaaatgactatttttgaaagcgtcaacttaatactaaaacacaaaaaatacaaaacaaatcttatgttcctagtaacattaaactacattctttcagatgcaaaagactagaaattcatatctggtgtacacctaaagttattaggggtcaaaatttgccgactttaagtgccatttgtggctgaaccactttaggggtggcctaaaattctgtaggggtctagaaatttctcttttttaattgctcatagacattggcatatggttaatccattctgaacataattaggacctataagtgcactgtgacattatcatgggtccttcaaaatcaagataatttgattgaacagtacgaagtgctgatttttgaccccctctgaaatcccaacgaaattccgaaatatatcttttttggcattaggtatttcagacacagccagtgagtgaccacattcaaaaagaggatcacaactgattcaattaagaagaaagtgccccgcaaagagagcactttgtcatttggaccccttaaattcacaattttggtcgaggtcgtcaaactttgattgcccgccattcgcaaacgaaatggaatttgaattttttttttgtgacctcacctagggatccatgaaaggtacccctgagccaaaggagagcaaaatccaagagggtgggtgtacactcaatctgtttcgacatggactgacccttatatttatattatttatcaacataggcctatttgtttatgatatttcaagcgttttaaaatttcaaaataatcccattcaattacacggttgacgatgaaaatttactgaatttagggactgcacgtcatacaccacctgaacaaaatgaggggaaccttacaaatataataatgacacattttgtcagaccaatgtttttttttacaaacgtgaTAAAGTACTTTATTCCGCCCCTAAGCAAACTCATTTATAGACGTCATCGATCTTTCGGTTTGTTCCCTTAATTGTTATTGCTTTATGGGTCACATAAAGGTCGGGCGGTCAAGCAAATGAATAGGCATATTCATTGGAATTtaatggaatatttttatttataatattctCTGAACCGTATCCTGTATTATCCCGTTAAGAACTTGACCTTAGTTCCAaggatgcaccatttgattttcGGGGGGTGGAGGGGGTGGGGCAGAACAGGGTTTTTGGCCGCAGAAAGCGGCAAAGTTGTTAATTTTGTATtaccaattttaatgtatacattTATTCAGAGTTAGGTGACGACTTTTTTATTCATAAGTCATGTCAGTGGATCGAAAATATCTGTTTTCGTCTCACAACTAGtgaaaactcccatgcccccaaATGGCATGCTCTTTAACATAATCATTTGATTTACAGTGCTGTATAATCGTGAGCAGTAAACAAAGTTAATGTAAGTACTTCtttttgatttaattaatattaaacaTAACACTCATTCAAATAATATGCTCATTAAAATTTCTTGATTTCTGAGATGgtatatggtaggcctaaaaTAATGTGTAGAAAATTGATATACACACACCCGTTTTATATCTGTTCAAGTTAAGACTTATTTCCTGATGAAAAAGGTAAAGGTGTACTCGATTCTGGTCAACGCGTGTTCCATGTAGCGTTCCTCAATGTACATTATATGCCCTAAATTGCTGTGGGAATTCGtcattcatttttttcttcttttttttttgcaaaaaagaattatgtaatttaaaaaaaataataataaaaataatttaattattaaaaaaaagaagaaaaaagttccaaagcctttattaAACGAAATTTATAGCTTAAAatagcttaaaaagtaaaaaaaaaaaaaagaatctcgACCTACCtacctttatatattttttttatgttacgccaatcaaacaatttttttaggcctaatcgtCAAgacatgttttgtacataaacatgtagccacctttaaaaaaaaaaaaaaggggaggggctgtggatcacgaaatgcctttttaaGTAGGCCCCTAAAATTAAACTATTACCTTTTACAAAAGTGAATAAGATTAAAAAGGTGGGCAgaggtgggggcttttttaaTTGCTGCTTTCTTGAAGTTGCAAATTTTTTTAGTGGACATTATCCTCTATCCTTGGTACGTTTTACACATGCACAATAATGGTAGTACGTATTGAGTGAACTTCTAGTACACATATTGGCAGGTAGGTTCATTGCTTCATTTCAGTTCGGGGGCAttcgtaattcacggacgtctctgatttcaaagacgggtcagtaatttcacatacgggggtctgtgatatcacatacgtcgagttttgttgacagctgggcactcgatgcagcacatcggaacaaagctgagtgtattagaataagctttcctatgtttagcaaatatctacctgtgcaaaaattgtatctatttgtgcaaattctgacaaatggtcccagaacacacttagattgcaatggtcaaaatcaaatgttttgaattaaaaaaatccaaagagtacccgagcctgcgctctaattcatgaattggatagtaaaattagcaggcactcaacttgggctagctgcaaccctgataaggcctactcacaaaattattcccactgcgctggcacgttgaAAATTCGTTTGtaactgggttttgaaactagggagaatgtgatttatgagacgtctctgaaatatgatactgttatgtgcatgcgcgtattttttttgcaatggtcaaaatcaaatgttttgaattaaaaaaatccaaagagtacccgagcctgcgctctaattcatgaattggatagtaaaattagcaggcactcaacttgggctagctgcaaccctgataaggcctactcacaaaattattcccactgcgctggcacgttgaAAATTCGTTTGtaactgggttttgaaactagggagaatgtgatttatgagacgtctctgaaatatgatactgttatgtgcatgcgcgtatttttttttgggagggggggctttgggggcgccagccccccggggtaaaagcagggggcggcaaaaacgaaggggcggcggaagaagaaggggcggcaaaagaaggggcggcggaagaagaagggcggcaaaaagaattagtaacgaaaaaagggcagaaaaaatgtgaaaagtatacatttttttgaagAAATAAGGGCGCTAGCGCTTgtaataatcctttttttttgctcttcacttttcaaaccaccgaaaaaaaattgggtcaaccttttcgggctgttaaggaaggggtcgccaaaatttaattttcttcagccccccggggtaggggcgGTCACGGCATGACGCtttaagagtatttgatatcagacacgtccgtgaattatgagtgccccgAACTGATTTGCACGTACagtttttcttcattttaaatAAGTGTTAACCGTTACGGATGAATGAAACATTGAAACTTCACACACAAAAAAGCGGAACTTGACAAGTTGTGATTATTATCGGTATTGGTTCTATTGTGGAAAAATCCCCGTtctaaaagttggcaaccatgcagtttatttttgataatttgggtatgctgaactcgaatctgttgtctgccaaacAATATTTTGAGACCGTAATTCAAGTTTTGAGCACGCAGTTGgccaatttaaagcaataatgtaaaaATTTGTTCTTCAAAAGTCCAATTTTTAATGTACTTGTATAACTTTACAAAATTCAAGGCCCTGTGTTGTGATTatgtcaaaatctgaaaattttgaaagaaaatgacGAAACACTAAATTAATTGATACGATCGAAATATTACGATATAATCGCCAGAACAAATAACGactgtcttaagggggtactacacccattgcattttttttgcattttgtgaagaaatgagaaacagaaattggacaaagtggtatgcaaaatgaaggggcaaatcttctcgttcaattggtggcatcggtatcaatgaatCGTACATGCTTccaatggtataagccaaaaggtggtacatcactgatgtttgaaattcacttcattttggaaagtttactatcaacggatttcgttaaaattttggatatgtgttgctaacacattagggaaataatgttgatatgtaaaatgggaataagtggtccctgatttcttttatgacttcatgaacttggtgctccacaactatcaaaaaacgaaccggttaaaatgcttctattttcaatgttttgcattttgaattttgcattttgaacttgcgacattatttcactgaaacttaattaagccataggcaacaggttaccacaaccacactacagcaatgttgaaaaagattgtattttttgtcacctataccaccatattaggtagttttccgtaagcttcatgtttgtgattttggtaactattttatatttatttgcccaatccatctcaactaggcaatctaaattgtactcaccatttacatcccaaggtattttagtatatccacctcacacatttccattatatatccagtaacagacaaaatatcaaaattgatgcctcattatgacatgtatgatatca
Above is a genomic segment from Amphiura filiformis chromosome 17, Afil_fr2py, whole genome shotgun sequence containing:
- the LOC140137642 gene encoding uncharacterized protein, with protein sequence MKGLLVLAIFVLAVVENVVVAQKNCYVCGWIEGAGQADVCSDSNFDSSAPTVAQISCADSYCYTYVTEKTDILPASVVRSCDAAATPGVPSFCAEAGTGPGPGGIGEVTCCNDNLCNAPGGGGGGGGGGGAAGIVIDLSVIITSTVVTIWTARQF